A window of the Helicobacter sp. 11S03491-1 genome harbors these coding sequences:
- a CDS encoding FAD-dependent oxidoreductase has protein sequence MKNKIAVLGAGIAGISAAYHLKQKLNDDEIIIFEKESSWGGLCGGFYLDSPKGKFWFDNCVHLSFSDDDYVNQIFLKSTPPIIHIPDMNNYYQGLWIKHPAQNNLYPLPIEEKINIIKDMVQNNNKKQNLKNFEEWLKAQYGNYFTEKFSSQYTQKYWTTHPKNLTTHWISNRLYTPGIEEILYGSMCEDTPNTYYIKEQKYPKCGQYRSFLKNLVKKCSIKYHHQVTKIDTKNKILYFKQKDPYQYNTLISSLPLPKIIKLFDPPPPSSIQKSGSKLCATSVAIISLGFNKPDIAKRLWFYVYDSDIPFARVHSPSKKSPANAPKNCSSLQVEIYFSKYRSLEEITQKQTQEIPNFLVRDTIKNFIKMGICKQEDIIAKDFRILPYANVIFDKSLQLHRKKVLQYLKNSEIHSIGRFGKWDYLWSDQSFLSGKNLII, from the coding sequence ATGAAAAATAAAATTGCCGTCTTAGGAGCAGGAATAGCAGGGATTAGTGCTGCTTATCATTTAAAACAAAAACTCAATGACGACGAAATTATTATTTTTGAAAAAGAATCTTCTTGGGGCGGGTTGTGCGGAGGATTTTATTTGGATTCCCCAAAAGGTAAATTTTGGTTTGATAATTGTGTGCATTTATCATTTTCTGATGATGATTATGTCAATCAAATATTTTTAAAATCAACTCCTCCTATTATCCATATTCCGGATATGAATAACTATTATCAAGGTCTTTGGATCAAACATCCCGCACAAAATAACCTCTACCCCCTACCTATTGAAGAAAAAATAAACATCATAAAAGATATGGTTCAAAATAATAATAAAAAACAAAATTTAAAAAACTTTGAAGAATGGCTAAAAGCCCAATATGGAAACTACTTTACAGAAAAATTTTCTTCACAATACACGCAAAAATATTGGACTACGCACCCAAAAAACTTAACAACTCATTGGATAAGCAACAGACTCTATACTCCCGGTATTGAAGAAATTCTTTATGGATCAATGTGTGAAGACACTCCTAATACTTACTATATCAAAGAACAAAAATATCCAAAATGTGGTCAATACCGATCTTTTTTAAAAAATTTAGTAAAAAAATGTTCTATAAAATACCACCATCAAGTTACAAAAATTGACACCAAAAATAAAATATTGTATTTCAAACAAAAAGATCCATATCAATACAATACTCTTATTTCTTCTTTACCTTTACCTAAAATTATTAAATTATTTGACCCCCCCCCCCCAAGTTCTATTCAAAAATCAGGATCAAAATTGTGCGCAACATCTGTAGCAATCATATCGCTTGGTTTTAATAAACCTGACATTGCCAAGCGCCTTTGGTTTTATGTTTATGACTCTGATATCCCTTTTGCAAGAGTTCATAGCCCATCTAAAAAATCTCCCGCAAACGCGCCAAAAAACTGCTCAAGCCTTCAAGTAGAAATTTATTTCTCAAAATATCGCTCCCTAGAAGAAATCACTCAAAAACAAACTCAAGAAATTCCAAATTTCCTTGTTCGTGATACGATCAAAAACTTCATAAAAATGGGAATATGCAAGCAAGAAGACATTATCGCAAAAGATTTTAGAATTTTGCCTTATGCAAATGTTATTTTTGACAAATCCCTACAACTTCATAGAAAAAAAGTTCTGCAATATTTAAAAAATTCAGAAATACATTCCATTGGCAGATTTGGAAAATGGGACTATCTATGGAGTGATCAAAGTTTTTTAAGCGGGAAAAACTTGATAATCTAA
- a CDS encoding NAD(P)H-dependent oxidoreductase codes for MKINAFIDAMYFRHACKIFDKNKKISKEDFEIILESGRLSPSSLGLEPTRMLVIKNSALREKMKPLCWNQEQITTASELVVFKSKVADMKAPTNYTRTMVARRMEGEKCDAYQERIKGYLLDNDLLGENIINWTARQAYLMASSMMNCAAFMGIDSCPMEGFEQKLLEKFFEIDSFKERIVLIVAFGYRFNEQPIQKYRLSKDELIEYK; via the coding sequence ATGAAAATAAATGCTTTTATTGATGCAATGTATTTCAGACATGCTTGTAAAATATTTGATAAAAATAAGAAAATTTCTAAGGAAGATTTTGAAATCATATTGGAATCAGGAAGATTGAGTCCAAGTTCTTTGGGATTAGAGCCTACAAGAATGCTTGTCATCAAAAATAGCGCTTTGAGAGAAAAAATGAAGCCTTTATGCTGGAATCAAGAACAAATAACCACAGCAAGTGAGTTGGTAGTATTTAAATCAAAAGTTGCAGATATGAAAGCCCCTACAAATTATACCCGCACAATGGTCGCCAGAAGAATGGAAGGAGAAAAATGCGATGCTTACCAAGAGAGGATTAAAGGATATTTGCTTGATAATGATTTGTTAGGAGAAAATATTATCAATTGGACAGCCAGACAAGCTTATTTAATGGCAAGTTCCATGATGAATTGCGCAGCTTTTATGGGTATTGATTCTTGCCCAATGGAAGGATTTGAACAAAAGCTTTTGGAGAAATTTTTTGAGATTGATTCATTTAAAGAGCGGATTGTGTTGATAGTCGCCTTTGGCTATCGTTTCAATGAGCAACCAATTCAAAAATATCGTCTCAGCAAAGATGAACTTATAGAATATAAATAA
- a CDS encoding di-trans,poly-cis-decaprenylcistransferase — MNTLNHLAIIMDGNGRWAKQKGKMRTQGHRQGIHTVREITKWCAKNNLSHLTLYAFSTENWNRPKAEVDFLMKLLEKYLLQEKKTYQENNIQFRAIGNIEAFNSPLKNLIQNLQEDTQHNNALTQILALNYGSRDEIKRAFEKIIQTNTYQTNTNLSQLIEDNLDTKGIPDVDLLIRTGGEMRLSNFLLWQASYAELFFTPTLWPDFTPEELQKIIHDFKSRTRRFGSL, encoded by the coding sequence TTGAATACATTAAATCACCTGGCCATTATTATGGATGGGAATGGCAGATGGGCAAAACAAAAAGGAAAAATGCGCACACAAGGACACAGACAAGGTATTCACACAGTAAGAGAAATTACAAAATGGTGCGCAAAAAATAATCTTTCTCATCTCACTCTATATGCTTTTTCCACAGAAAACTGGAATCGCCCCAAAGCTGAAGTCGATTTTCTAATGAAACTTTTAGAAAAATATTTACTTCAAGAAAAAAAAACTTACCAAGAAAATAATATCCAATTTCGTGCAATTGGAAATATAGAAGCATTCAACAGCCCTCTTAAAAATCTTATTCAAAATCTTCAAGAAGATACACAACACAACAATGCTCTCACACAAATTCTAGCGCTTAATTATGGTTCAAGAGATGAGATTAAACGTGCTTTTGAAAAAATTATTCAAACCAACACCTATCAAACAAATACTAATCTATCACAACTCATTGAAGACAATCTGGATACAAAAGGAATTCCTGATGTTGATCTTTTGATTCGAACAGGAGGGGAAATGCGATTATCAAACTTTTTGCTTTGGCAAGCAAGCTACGCAGAGCTATTTTTTACTCCAACCTTATGGCCTGATTTTACCCCTGAAGAACTTCAAAAGATTATCCATGATTTCAAATCCAGAACAAGGAGATTTGGATCTCTTTAG
- a CDS encoding FAD-binding and (Fe-S)-binding domain-containing protein, with product MQDYQLFKQKAQEFLGDRIYDDYLRRFAYGTDASCYRYIPKLVIKAHNEEEIIKIYSLSRTYNIPITFRAAGSSLSGQACTQNVLVIASAQWQDINISEDKQSIRLSCGVIGSSANDALKPYNKKIGPDPATISTAMIGGIVANNSSGMCCGVKQNSYNTIRSIRVILGDGTLLDTSDKTNIQSFLHTHSHLINALLELRSHILQDDELKSLITKKYRIKNTTGYSINALIDFCDPIDIINHIFIGSEGTLGFISACEYECIEDFSHKACALLFYKNIADATRVVKILANMESIIAAAEIMDYASLKSVQKSKDVPEIIRQIKPGNACILLQTQSNDKKILQDNLEIISQNIQDIPTVLPPQISAQEDIYNHWWKIRKGLLPIAASSRRKGSCVITEDICFRIEDLQKGVSMIGDLFEKYGFSENGIIFGHALSGNIHFIITPILSDKKECENFEKLIEEMAQNVAAFGGSIKAEHGTGRMVAPFVELEWGKKAYEINQKIKQIFDPYNLINPDVIISNDPSIHTKNLKSTTQIQDYLDACMECGFCEKICPSKNLTLTPRQRITIHREIQRLQENLHSNSQQDSLLLEELKKGYPYLSDETCAVCGMCATLCPLEIPAGKIALTTRAQNAQGIQEKFARKILNHMNTTTSLMRFGLKIADLGSNLLGQDTFLACNNSLRKISHIIPKLSKNLPRKNIYKLQNKPLSNHHSEVIYFTTCINRSFSPAKNMPDSRSIQEVFESLCQKTNTQLIYPDKIHSMCCGKAFINYEKLLKENTHKNYLLLKTLSKNGRIPIVLDHTACSTHFIQMLEKTELQIYDLNLYIQKYLIPHLKIQPISENIGLYTMCAGKKAGQEKIMLSLAKACTKGGIFIHKDTGCCGFAGNKGFFTPELNRSALEDFGKFYQNKNIQKGFGSSGTCEIGLSDITGFGWQHIAYLVDSCTSRSKN from the coding sequence ATGCAAGACTATCAACTCTTCAAACAAAAAGCGCAAGAATTTTTGGGCGATAGAATTTATGATGATTATTTAAGAAGATTTGCATATGGCACTGATGCCTCATGTTATCGTTATATCCCAAAGTTAGTCATTAAAGCCCACAATGAAGAAGAAATTATAAAAATCTATTCTCTTTCACGCACCTACAATATTCCTATCACCTTTAGAGCTGCCGGAAGTTCTCTCTCAGGACAGGCTTGCACACAAAACGTGCTTGTGATTGCTTCTGCCCAATGGCAAGATATAAATATCTCTGAAGATAAACAATCCATTCGCTTATCTTGTGGAGTTATTGGATCTAGCGCCAATGATGCCCTCAAACCCTACAACAAAAAAATAGGTCCTGATCCTGCCACTATTTCTACAGCCATGATTGGGGGGATTGTTGCAAATAACTCCAGCGGTATGTGTTGTGGGGTCAAACAAAATAGTTATAATACCATACGATCTATACGTGTTATCCTTGGTGATGGAACATTATTAGACACTTCAGATAAAACAAACATACAAAGTTTCTTGCATACTCACTCCCATCTTATTAATGCTCTCTTAGAACTTCGATCCCATATTTTGCAAGATGATGAACTCAAATCCCTCATTACCAAAAAATATAGAATCAAAAATACAACAGGTTATAGTATCAACGCTTTGATCGATTTTTGCGATCCTATTGATATTATCAATCATATTTTTATCGGAAGTGAAGGGACATTGGGGTTTATATCTGCTTGCGAATATGAATGCATAGAAGATTTTTCACACAAAGCTTGCGCTCTTTTATTTTATAAAAATATCGCAGATGCCACCAGAGTTGTCAAAATACTTGCAAATATGGAGTCTATTATCGCTGCTGCAGAAATCATGGATTATGCCTCATTAAAAAGTGTGCAAAAATCCAAAGATGTCCCGGAAATTATCCGTCAAATCAAACCGGGCAATGCTTGTATCTTGCTCCAAACACAAAGCAATGACAAAAAAATCCTTCAAGACAATCTGGAGATTATTTCTCAAAATATTCAAGATATTCCCACTGTTCTTCCTCCTCAAATCAGCGCACAAGAAGATATTTATAATCATTGGTGGAAGATTCGCAAAGGTCTCCTCCCCATAGCTGCAAGCTCCAGAAGAAAAGGGAGTTGCGTCATTACAGAAGATATTTGCTTTAGGATTGAGGATTTACAAAAAGGCGTAAGCATGATTGGGGATCTCTTTGAGAAATATGGATTTAGTGAAAATGGTATTATTTTTGGACATGCCCTCAGTGGCAACATACATTTCATCATCACACCTATCTTAAGCGATAAAAAAGAATGTGAAAACTTTGAAAAACTCATAGAGGAGATGGCACAAAATGTAGCAGCTTTTGGCGGCAGTATCAAAGCTGAACATGGCACAGGAAGAATGGTCGCTCCTTTTGTAGAGCTTGAATGGGGCAAAAAAGCCTATGAAATCAACCAAAAAATCAAACAAATTTTTGATCCCTATAATCTCATCAACCCTGATGTAATCATATCAAATGATCCAAGCATACATACCAAAAATCTAAAATCAACCACGCAAATACAAGACTATCTTGATGCGTGCATGGAATGTGGATTTTGTGAAAAAATTTGTCCCAGCAAGAATCTCACTCTCACCCCAAGACAACGTATCACGATTCACAGAGAAATCCAACGTCTCCAAGAAAACCTTCATTCAAACAGCCAACAAGATTCATTGCTTTTAGAAGAACTCAAAAAAGGATATCCTTATTTAAGCGATGAAACATGTGCAGTTTGTGGAATGTGTGCCACACTTTGCCCTCTTGAGATCCCCGCAGGAAAAATTGCACTCACAACCCGTGCCCAAAACGCACAAGGCATACAAGAAAAGTTTGCCCGTAAAATTTTAAATCACATGAATACAACAACCTCTTTAATGCGTTTTGGACTAAAAATAGCCGATTTAGGATCAAATTTATTGGGTCAAGATACATTCCTTGCTTGCAATAATTCCTTAAGAAAAATCTCCCACATAATCCCCAAACTGAGCAAAAACTTACCCCGCAAAAATATTTATAAACTCCAAAATAAACCACTTAGTAATCATCATTCTGAAGTGATTTATTTCACAACTTGCATCAATCGCTCTTTTAGCCCTGCTAAAAATATGCCTGATTCCAGAAGTATTCAAGAAGTTTTTGAATCGCTATGTCAAAAAACAAATACCCAACTCATCTATCCTGACAAAATCCATTCAATGTGTTGTGGTAAGGCATTCATAAACTATGAAAAGCTTTTAAAAGAAAATACTCATAAAAATTATCTTTTACTTAAGACTCTCAGCAAAAATGGCAGGATTCCCATTGTGCTTGATCATACAGCTTGCAGTACTCATTTTATACAAATGCTTGAAAAAACAGAACTTCAAATTTATGACTTAAATCTTTATATTCAAAAATATTTGATCCCTCATCTTAAGATACAACCGATTTCAGAAAATATAGGGCTCTATACAATGTGCGCAGGGAAAAAAGCAGGACAAGAAAAAATTATGTTGTCTTTAGCAAAAGCTTGCACAAAAGGAGGAATTTTTATTCATAAAGATACAGGTTGTTGCGGGTTTGCAGGTAATAAAGGATTTTTCACCCCTGAACTCAATAGAAGCGCATTGGAAGATTTTGGTAAATTTTATCAAAATAAGAATATTCAAAAAGGCTTTGGAAGTTCCGGCACTTGTGAAATAGGACTTAGTGATATAACCGGATTTGGTTGGCAACATATTGCCTATCTGGTGGATTCTTGCACTTCAAGGAGTAAAAATTGA
- a CDS encoding rhodanese-like domain-containing protein: MSEKTLRNKKLLGKHHKSYANPVYLDEFQPQDYLIIDIRHPYDFAEAHIVGALNLTDLRSIATIAKNNADKKILLHCYSGHTASVYGSELVLAGLENIYYLDENIADFEDHGIRMMA; this comes from the coding sequence ATGAGTGAAAAAACTCTAAGAAATAAAAAATTGTTAGGCAAACATCATAAAAGTTATGCAAATCCGGTGTATTTAGATGAATTTCAACCCCAAGATTATCTCATTATTGATATTCGTCATCCTTATGATTTTGCAGAAGCTCACATAGTGGGCGCTTTAAATCTTACAGATTTGAGATCCATTGCTACAATCGCAAAAAATAATGCAGACAAAAAAATTCTCCTCCATTGTTATAGTGGGCATACAGCATCTGTTTATGGGAGTGAGTTGGTTCTTGCAGGATTAGAGAATATTTATTATTTGGATGAAAATATTGCAGATTTTGAAGATCACGGGATAAGAATGATGGCCTGA
- a CDS encoding ribonucleoside-diphosphate reductase subunit alpha, which yields MITVIKRSGRVEVLDISKIQKYTSNAVMDLDGVSQSELEVDAKIHFKDKITTEEIQQTLIKTAVDKIDVDTPNWTFVAARLFLYDLYHKVSGFTGYNSLQEYFDRGENEGKIIKGLKDKYDLDFLNSQIDQKRDLQFNYLGIKTLYDRYLIKDKQNKPIELPQHMFMAIAMFLAQNEANPNEWAVKFYNIISKFEVIAATPTLANARTTRHQLSSCYIGSTPDNIEGIFDAYKEMALLSKYGGGIGWDFSRVRGLGSFIDGHKNAAGGVVPFLKIANDVAIAVDQLGTRKGAIATYLEIWHTDINDFIDLRKNSGEERRRTHDLFPAVWICDLFMKRVEENALWTLFDPYQCSELTELYGEEFEKKYLEYEKNPDVIKEHISAKDLWKKILTNYFESGLPFLCFKDNANRANPNAHAGIIRSSNLCTEIFQNTNPSHYVIEVEYVDGSKENFEEFKEVQTDAGIKKKANKLTSIDALNGKQIFITTRTQTGGSTAVCNLASINLSKIHTKEDIQRVLPIAIRMLDNVIDLNFYPNRKVKVTNFLNRAIGLGIMGEAQMLASSKIHWGSKEHFEKIDEVMELVSYHAILSSSNLAKEKGKYPQYEGSHWSRGIFPIDCANKEALKLVDRGGLFGSSCDWESLRKIVQTQGMRNGYLMAIAPTSSISILVGTTQTIEPVYKKKWYEENLSGLIPVVVPNLNLDTWNYYTSAYDIDQSDLIKAAAVRQKWIDQGQSTNIFMRLEKVSGKLLNEIYMLAWKLGLKSTYYLRSESPSVDENVMDRSVECYNCQ from the coding sequence GTGATAACAGTAATAAAACGTAGCGGTCGGGTTGAAGTTCTTGATATTTCAAAAATACAAAAATATACTTCAAATGCTGTGATGGATTTAGATGGCGTGAGTCAAAGTGAATTAGAAGTTGATGCAAAAATTCATTTCAAAGACAAAATTACCACTGAAGAAATCCAGCAAACCTTGATCAAGACTGCTGTAGATAAAATAGATGTTGATACGCCAAATTGGACATTTGTAGCTGCCAGATTATTTTTATATGATCTCTATCACAAAGTGAGCGGTTTCACCGGTTATAATAGCCTTCAAGAGTATTTTGACAGAGGTGAAAATGAAGGTAAAATCATTAAAGGTCTCAAAGATAAATATGACCTGGATTTTTTGAATTCTCAAATTGATCAAAAAAGAGATTTACAATTTAATTATTTGGGAATCAAAACTCTTTATGATCGTTATCTCATAAAAGACAAACAAAACAAACCCATTGAGTTACCCCAGCATATGTTTATGGCTATTGCAATGTTTTTGGCTCAAAATGAAGCTAACCCCAATGAATGGGCAGTAAAATTTTATAATATTATTAGCAAATTTGAAGTGATTGCAGCAACACCTACCCTGGCAAATGCAAGGACGACAAGGCATCAATTAAGCTCTTGTTATATTGGAAGCACTCCGGATAATATTGAGGGGATTTTTGATGCCTATAAAGAAATGGCACTTTTATCAAAGTATGGGGGTGGTATTGGATGGGATTTTAGCCGCGTAAGAGGATTAGGAAGTTTCATAGATGGGCACAAAAATGCAGCAGGGGGTGTAGTGCCATTTTTGAAAATTGCCAATGATGTAGCCATTGCCGTGGATCAATTGGGCACAAGAAAGGGTGCTATAGCTACTTATCTTGAAATTTGGCATACAGATATTAATGACTTTATTGATTTACGTAAAAATAGTGGCGAAGAAAGACGCAGAACTCATGATCTTTTCCCTGCAGTATGGATTTGTGATCTTTTTATGAAGAGGGTTGAAGAAAATGCTTTATGGACGTTATTTGATCCTTATCAATGTAGCGAACTTACAGAGCTTTATGGAGAAGAGTTTGAGAAAAAATACTTAGAATATGAAAAAAACCCTGATGTCATCAAGGAACACATTAGCGCAAAGGATTTGTGGAAAAAGATTTTGACTAATTATTTTGAATCAGGATTGCCTTTTTTGTGTTTTAAAGATAATGCGAATCGTGCTAATCCTAACGCTCATGCCGGAATTATACGCAGTTCGAATCTTTGTACCGAAATATTTCAAAATACAAATCCCAGTCATTATGTTATTGAGGTTGAATATGTTGATGGAAGCAAGGAGAATTTTGAAGAGTTCAAGGAAGTCCAAACAGATGCAGGCATAAAGAAAAAAGCAAACAAGCTAACAAGCATCGATGCCCTTAATGGGAAACAAATATTTATCACAACGAGAACTCAAACAGGTGGAAGCACTGCTGTATGCAATCTTGCGAGTATAAATTTGAGTAAAATCCATACAAAAGAAGATATTCAAAGAGTCCTTCCTATTGCAATACGTATGCTTGATAATGTGATTGATTTGAATTTTTATCCCAATAGAAAAGTAAAAGTAACTAATTTTCTCAATCGTGCTATTGGACTTGGGATAATGGGAGAAGCCCAAATGCTTGCGAGTTCAAAAATCCATTGGGGATCGAAAGAGCATTTTGAAAAAATTGATGAAGTGATGGAGCTTGTTAGTTATCACGCAATTTTGTCAAGCTCAAATCTAGCCAAAGAAAAAGGTAAATATCCTCAATATGAAGGATCTCATTGGAGTAGGGGTATTTTTCCTATTGATTGTGCCAATAAAGAAGCCTTGAAATTAGTCGATAGAGGGGGGCTTTTTGGTAGCAGTTGTGATTGGGAGTCTTTGAGAAAAATTGTTCAAACACAGGGTATGCGTAATGGTTATTTGATGGCTATTGCCCCTACAAGTTCGATTTCTATTCTTGTAGGGACAACCCAGACTATTGAGCCTGTTTATAAGAAAAAATGGTATGAAGAAAATCTTAGCGGGCTGATCCCTGTGGTAGTGCCTAATTTGAATTTAGATACATGGAATTATTATACCTCTGCTTATGATATTGATCAGTCTGATTTGATAAAAGCAGCAGCAGTGCGACAAAAATGGATCGATCAAGGTCAAAGTACTAATATTTTTATGAGACTTGAAAAGGTAAGTGGGAAACTTTTGAATGAAATTTATATGCTTGCTTGGAAATTAGGGCTTAAATCGACCTATTATTTACGCAGCGAAAGTCCCAGTGTTGATGAAAACGTAATGGATCGATCAGTAGAATGTTATAATTGTCAATAA
- the typA gene encoding translational GTPase TypA, whose product MQNIRNIAVIAHVDHGKTTLVDGLLTQSGTFGEREKIDERVMDSNDLEKERGITILSKNTAIHYKDTKINIIDTPGHADFGGEVERVLKMVDGVLLLVDAQEGVMPQTKFVVKKALSFGICPIVVVNKIDKPAAEPDRVVDEVFDLFVAMGANDHQLDFPVIYAAARDGYAIKELSDEKKSLEPLFEAILKYVPLPTGSSADSLQMQIFTLDYDNYVGKIGIARVFNGRIKKGGSVMLAKGDGTKENGRITKLIGFLGLARTEIEEAEAGDIVAIAGFNAIDVGDSVVDPNNPMPLDPMHLEEPTMSVYFSVNDSPLAGLEGKHVTANKLKDRLLKEMQTNIAMKCEEMGEGKYRVSGRGELQITILAENLRREGFEFSISRPEVIIKEENGKRLEPFEHLVIDTPQDFSGSIIERLGRRKAEMKAMNPMGDGYTRLEFEIPARGLIGYRSEFLTDTKGEGVMNHSFLEFRPHSGTVESRKNGALVSMENGEATGFSLFNIQERGVLFIQAQTKVYMGMVIGEHSRDNDLDVNPIKSKHLTNMRASGSDDAIKLVPPRDLTLERALEWIEDDEILEVTPLNIRIRKKYLDPNQRKRMTKK is encoded by the coding sequence ATGCAAAATATACGAAATATCGCAGTTATTGCTCACGTCGATCATGGTAAAACTACTTTAGTGGATGGACTACTCACGCAATCAGGAACTTTTGGAGAGCGAGAAAAAATTGATGAGAGGGTGATGGATAGCAATGATTTGGAAAAAGAAAGAGGGATTACCATACTTTCAAAAAATACTGCTATTCATTATAAAGATACAAAAATTAATATTATTGACACTCCCGGACATGCCGACTTTGGTGGTGAAGTAGAACGAGTGCTTAAGATGGTAGATGGAGTATTGTTGCTTGTAGATGCCCAAGAAGGAGTGATGCCTCAAACAAAGTTTGTTGTCAAAAAGGCTTTGAGCTTTGGTATTTGCCCCATTGTGGTTGTTAATAAGATTGATAAGCCTGCAGCAGAACCTGATAGGGTTGTAGATGAAGTATTTGATTTGTTTGTAGCCATGGGGGCTAATGATCATCAACTTGATTTTCCGGTCATTTATGCAGCAGCTAGAGATGGTTATGCTATCAAAGAACTTAGCGATGAGAAAAAAAGTCTCGAACCGTTATTTGAGGCAATTTTGAAATATGTACCTCTGCCTACAGGGAGCAGTGCTGATTCTTTGCAAATGCAAATTTTTACACTTGATTATGATAATTATGTGGGTAAGATAGGGATTGCCAGAGTATTTAACGGCAGGATCAAAAAAGGAGGAAGTGTCATGCTTGCCAAGGGTGATGGCACTAAGGAGAATGGCAGGATTACTAAATTGATTGGTTTTTTGGGATTAGCGCGCACAGAGATTGAAGAAGCAGAAGCCGGAGATATTGTGGCTATTGCCGGATTTAATGCCATAGATGTGGGAGATAGCGTGGTTGATCCTAATAACCCTATGCCTTTAGATCCGATGCACTTAGAAGAGCCTACAATGAGTGTGTATTTCTCTGTCAATGATTCGCCATTAGCAGGACTGGAAGGCAAGCATGTTACGGCTAATAAACTCAAAGATAGATTGCTTAAAGAAATGCAAACCAATATTGCCATGAAATGCGAAGAAATGGGAGAGGGAAAATATAGAGTCTCAGGAAGAGGCGAACTTCAAATTACGATTTTGGCAGAAAATCTTAGACGTGAAGGGTTTGAATTTAGCATCTCTCGTCCCGAAGTGATTATCAAAGAAGAAAATGGGAAAAGACTTGAACCTTTTGAGCATCTTGTTATTGATACGCCACAAGATTTTAGCGGTTCTATTATTGAGCGACTAGGGCGCAGGAAAGCTGAGATGAAAGCCATGAATCCAATGGGCGATGGCTATACCCGATTAGAGTTTGAAATACCTGCACGCGGGTTGATTGGGTATAGAAGTGAGTTTCTTACAGATACAAAAGGCGAAGGTGTTATGAACCATTCTTTTTTGGAGTTTAGACCCCATAGCGGTACGGTAGAATCACGTAAAAATGGAGCTCTCGTCAGTATGGAAAATGGTGAAGCAACAGGTTTTTCTCTTTTTAATATTCAAGAAAGAGGCGTGCTTTTTATTCAAGCCCAAACAAAAGTTTATATGGGTATGGTAATTGGCGAACATAGTAGAGACAATGATTTAGATGTCAATCCTATCAAGTCTAAACATCTCACCAATATGCGTGCAAGCGGGAGTGATGATGCTATTAAGCTTGTGCCCCCAAGAGATCTCACTTTGGAGCGTGCTCTTGAGTGGATAGAAGATGATGAAATTCTTGAGGTTACGCCTTTAAATATCAGGATTCGTAAAAAATATCTCGATCCAAATCAACGAAAAAGAATGACAAAGAAATAA